The Impatiens glandulifera chromosome 3, dImpGla2.1, whole genome shotgun sequence genome contains a region encoding:
- the LOC124929773 gene encoding putative xyloglucan endotransglucosylase/hydrolase protein 1 — translation MGIARASLILLVFVVVVATSDEVFDKYYQPLWGTDHMNVTDQGKEVQLRIDTSSGSGFKSKREYCSGVFRMQIKISEKITGGVITSFYVRTNGTLQTNVFANDEGHREELVKLGFNPSADFHTYELNWSAKKIVFKVDDKTVRTFNYPTNYKSRPLHVEATVWNVSWAGTVDWSKAPFTSYYRGFYINGTSCK, via the exons ATGGGTATAGCGAGAGCGAGTCTGATTCTTCTGGTTTTCGTGGTCGTTGTGGCTACGAGCGATGAAGTATTTGACAAATATTATCAACCCTTATGGGGAACTGATCATATGAATGTCACTGATCAAGGCAAAGAAGTCCAACTTCGCATTGATACATCTTCTg GGTCTGGATTTAAATCAAAACGAGAATATTGTTCCGGGGTATTCAGAATGCAAATCAAGATATCGGAGAAGATAACCGGAGGAGTTATTACTTCTTTTTATGTAA GGACAAACGGGACCTTGCAAACAAATGTGTTCGCAAATGATGAAGGTCATAGAGAGGAGTTGGTTAAACTAGGGTTTAATCCTTCTGCAGACTTTCACACTTATGAACTTAATTGGAGTGCTAAGAAAATAGT GTTCAAAGTGGATGATAAGACGGTAAGGACATTCAATTACCCCACGAATTACAAATCGAGGCCTTTGCATGTGGAGGCGACCGTTTGGAATGTATCATGGGCTGGAACTGTAGATTGGTCTAAGGCTCCTTTTACATCATACTATCGAGGGTTCTACATTAATGGAACTTCCTGCAAATAG
- the LOC124929774 gene encoding putative xyloglucan endotransglucosylase/hydrolase protein 1 produces MGLIRESLIIMVLGVVVVMSDEVFDKYYEPFWGFDHLSVTDQGKEVQILIDATSGAGFKSKQEYCSGIFRMQIKISEKLTGGIVTSFYLISSNKNEPKHDEIDFEFIGTKGKFQTNVFVNDPGHREELVNLWFNPSAAFHTYEINWNPQQILFKIDNKTVRTFIYPPNYISRPLHVEGTVWNGSWAGAVDWSKAPFTSSYRGFYIQGTPCNK; encoded by the exons ATGGGTTTAATAAGAGAAAGTCTGATTATTATGGTTTTGGGAGTGGTTGTGGTTATGAGCGATGAAGTATTTGACAAATATTATGAACCCTTTTGGGGATTTGATCATTTGAGTGTCACTGATCAAGGCAAAGAAGTCCAAATTCTTATTGATGCCACTTCtg GAGCTGGATTTAAATCTAAACAAGAATATTGTTCTGGGATATTCAGAATGCAAATAAAGATATCAGAAAAATTAACAGGAGGAATTGTTACATCTTTTTAT CTAATTTCTAGCAACAAGAATGAACCAAAACACGACGAGATTGACTTTGAATTTATAGGGACAAAAGGGAAGTTTCAGACAAATGTGTTCGTAAACGATCCAGGTCATAGAGAGGAGTTGGTTAACCTATGGTTTAATCCCTCTGCAGCGTTTCATACTTACGAGATTAATTGGAATCCTCAGCAAATCTT GTTCAAAATTGATAATAAGACGGTAAGAACGTTCATTTACCCTCCGAATTACATTTCGAGACCTTTGCATGTGGAGGGGACCGTTTGGAATGGATCATGGGCTGGGGCTGTAGATTGGTCTAAGGCTCCTTTTACATCGTCATATCGAGGGTTCTACATTCAAGGCACCCCCTGCAACAAATAA